In Aminobacterium sp. MB27-C1, a single genomic region encodes these proteins:
- a CDS encoding sodium:solute symporter yields the protein MKLFAFSALSVLVLFLALGTFVARKIKGTSDYAVAGRKAGITGVTGVIMGALVGGASTVGTAQMAYQYGLSAWWFTLGGGIGCLILGIGFAATLRNSGVVTIPEFLKRNYGSGVSMVSMIASSLGTYISVVAQFLSGVALLQTIFPLSSIQASMGIACLVLGFLYLGGLKSYSVIGKAKIAMLFLALGASVLLGLGKGMTPLALYHTLSVTPFFDLFGTGVAKGFGAFFSMIVGVFCTQIYIQGIFAASSPATARKGALLAGILIPPLGLMGVYVGLFMRTTGIAISPSQALPMFIRLYFPPLVGGFFWAGILITVIGAAAGLSFGIATNIVQDLFKFLPFFSTKMDERRTLLASRVAVLVIVVSAAYIGVLFSGDMILQWSYLSMSLRGAGTFFPLIVALLFPSRLSPFWALGAAVAGLAAVLLAPAIISSVQPLFVGLIFSAGFTLFGLLYRR from the coding sequence ATGAAACTTTTTGCCTTCTCCGCACTTTCCGTACTTGTTCTTTTTTTAGCTCTTGGCACATTTGTTGCTCGTAAAATAAAAGGCACCAGTGATTATGCTGTTGCTGGACGTAAAGCCGGTATAACAGGTGTCACGGGAGTTATTATGGGTGCCCTTGTTGGAGGGGCATCAACCGTAGGTACAGCTCAGATGGCATATCAATATGGGTTATCGGCTTGGTGGTTTACCCTTGGAGGAGGCATTGGTTGCCTAATCTTAGGTATTGGTTTTGCAGCTACTTTACGAAATTCGGGAGTGGTGACAATTCCAGAGTTTTTAAAGAGAAATTATGGCAGCGGTGTGAGTATGGTTTCCATGATCGCTTCTTCTCTGGGAACATATATATCGGTAGTTGCACAATTTCTTTCTGGCGTTGCATTACTTCAGACAATTTTCCCCCTTTCCTCCATTCAGGCTTCGATGGGTATCGCATGTCTTGTCCTTGGTTTTTTATATCTCGGAGGTTTAAAAAGTTATAGTGTTATCGGGAAAGCCAAAATAGCGATGCTTTTTCTGGCATTAGGAGCTTCTGTGCTACTTGGACTTGGAAAGGGCATGACTCCACTGGCTTTATACCATACTCTTTCTGTGACGCCTTTTTTTGATCTATTCGGAACAGGTGTAGCAAAAGGGTTTGGGGCCTTTTTTTCTATGATTGTAGGAGTTTTTTGCACTCAAATATATATACAAGGTATTTTTGCAGCATCTAGTCCAGCTACGGCTCGGAAAGGTGCTTTATTGGCGGGAATTCTTATTCCACCTCTCGGATTAATGGGAGTTTATGTGGGATTATTTATGCGAACTACGGGAATAGCTATATCTCCTTCGCAAGCTCTTCCGATGTTCATCCGATTATATTTTCCCCCTTTGGTTGGGGGATTTTTTTGGGCAGGAATTCTTATTACAGTTATAGGCGCAGCAGCTGGATTATCCTTTGGAATTGCTACCAATATTGTGCAAGATTTGTTTAAATTTTTACCGTTTTTTTCTACTAAAATGGACGAGAGAAGAACGCTCCTGGCAAGCAGAGTAGCTGTTCTTGTTATAGTTGTGAGTGCTGCGTATATAGGGGTTCTTTTCAGTGGAGATATGATTTTGCAGTGGAGCTATTTGAGTATGAGTTTAAGAGGCGCGGGAACATTTTTCCCCCTTATTGTTGCTCTACTATTTCCATCCAGGCTTTCTCCTTTTTGGGCTCTAGGAGCAGCTGTTGCTGGTCTTGCCGCTGTTCTTCTTGCACCTGCCATTATTTCATCTGTTCAGCCTCTTTTTGTTGGTCTTATCTTTTCAGCAGGATTTACTCTTTTCGGACTTTTGTATAGGAGGTGA
- the thyX gene encoding FAD-dependent thymidylate synthase — translation MKCHVTLLGYTPDPDRIVAAAARLCYSDIPAGSIMKEQDSSSVESLLLHLRKSGHNSPFEHASFTFSLDGMSRVTSHQLVRHRIASYSQRSQRYVSMTQPDVVVPPTIAADKEAEQMFLDQVRASHCTYLDLVKRGIPKEDARYILPHGWTTSLVMTMNARELHHFFALRLCRRAQWEIQDVARGMLREVQKVAPVIFNLAGPSCVVNGKCNEARPCGHPFHSMEELLKEE, via the coding sequence GTGAAATGTCATGTAACGTTGTTGGGGTATACTCCAGATCCTGACAGAATTGTGGCTGCTGCAGCCCGTCTTTGTTATAGTGATATTCCAGCGGGATCGATAATGAAAGAGCAAGATTCCTCTTCTGTAGAATCGTTACTTTTACACCTGCGAAAAAGTGGACATAACTCTCCTTTTGAACATGCGTCTTTCACATTTTCTCTTGATGGAATGAGCAGGGTTACTAGTCATCAGCTCGTGCGTCATCGAATTGCGAGTTATAGTCAGAGAAGCCAACGTTATGTATCCATGACACAACCAGATGTAGTTGTGCCGCCAACGATAGCTGCTGACAAAGAGGCTGAACAAATGTTTCTTGATCAGGTAAGGGCCTCCCACTGTACCTACCTTGATCTCGTTAAACGGGGAATTCCCAAGGAAGACGCTCGATATATTTTGCCTCATGGATGGACAACGAGTCTTGTAATGACTATGAACGCGAGAGAACTTCATCATTTCTTTGCTTTAAGGCTTTGTCGACGGGCCCAATGGGAAATACAGGATGTTGCTCGTGGAATGCTCCGGGAAGTTCAAAAAGTAGCCCCTGTTATTTTTAATCTTGCAGGTCCTTCCTGTGTTGTGAATGGTAAATGTAACGAAGCCCGTCCTTGCGGACATCCCTTTCACTCCATGGAGGAACTTCTCAAGGAGGAGTAA
- a CDS encoding TAXI family TRAP transporter solute-binding subunit: MMKKTMVFATVLCLLFAVFAGAASAKTFVSIATGGTGGTYYPLGGGIADILTRHLEDVQVTSETGNASVANINLLGTHQIEMVFAQNDITYWAAKGMGPFKKGAYDNIRVMASLYPEHVHCITLKGHGVNDIMDIKGKRVSVGAPGSGVQGDVSAILNAANIKYSDMKTDFLDFNNTTQRFKDGQLDVGFVVAGYPTSSIMDLATMHDVDLVEFNDDFLNKLVTEYPYFVKSVIPAGTYQGVDRDVKTPAVMALLVCDADLPEDLVYRMTKALWDNIEELRPIHAKAQLITLETALDGVSVPLHNGAARFYKEKGMTIPKF; this comes from the coding sequence ATGATGAAGAAAACAATGGTTTTCGCAACTGTGTTGTGTCTTTTGTTCGCTGTCTTTGCCGGAGCCGCCTCTGCAAAGACATTCGTTTCTATCGCTACTGGTGGTACTGGTGGTACCTACTATCCTCTAGGCGGCGGTATTGCTGACATTTTGACTCGGCATCTTGAAGATGTACAGGTAACATCAGAAACGGGAAATGCCTCTGTCGCAAATATCAACCTTCTCGGAACCCACCAGATTGAAATGGTTTTCGCGCAAAACGATATCACTTATTGGGCCGCAAAAGGAATGGGCCCTTTCAAAAAAGGCGCCTATGACAACATTCGAGTAATGGCTTCTCTTTACCCAGAACACGTCCATTGTATTACCCTTAAAGGGCACGGAGTAAACGACATTATGGATATTAAAGGTAAGAGAGTTTCTGTTGGTGCACCAGGTTCCGGAGTACAGGGCGATGTTTCCGCAATACTTAACGCAGCTAATATTAAGTACAGCGATATGAAAACAGACTTCCTCGACTTCAACAATACGACTCAGCGTTTTAAAGACGGCCAGCTTGATGTCGGTTTTGTCGTAGCGGGATATCCAACTTCTTCCATTATGGATCTCGCAACAATGCATGATGTCGACCTCGTTGAGTTCAATGACGATTTCCTTAATAAACTTGTTACAGAGTACCCATATTTTGTAAAGAGTGTTATTCCCGCAGGGACATATCAGGGAGTAGACCGTGACGTTAAGACCCCTGCCGTAATGGCCCTTCTTGTCTGCGATGCAGATCTTCCAGAAGATCTCGTTTATCGCATGACAAAAGCTCTTTGGGATAACATTGAAGAACTTCGCCCAATCCATGCTAAAGCTCAACTTATTACTCTTGAAACAGCTCTTGATGGTGTCTCTGTACCTCTTCATAACGGTGCAGCACGATTTTATAAAGAAAAGGGAATGACTATCCCTAAGTTCTAA
- a CDS encoding class I SAM-dependent methyltransferase: MEKEKKHRSEHYERKPSSFFMHDPYLIFEELDLKEGDSFLDLGCGTGDYTLWAANKVGLSGTVYALDIQERLIKDLVREASIQKITNISAIVSDICRSLPISDDSIDVVFIATVLHSLNLESVGENIFNEISRVLKQNGHLAIIECKKENTLWGPPVVMRKSSEEIETLVAPFGFKKISYKDLGYNYMIQFSLRA; the protein is encoded by the coding sequence GTGGAGAAAGAGAAAAAGCATAGGAGTGAACATTATGAAAGGAAACCTAGTAGTTTTTTTATGCATGACCCGTATCTTATTTTTGAAGAACTTGACTTAAAAGAGGGAGATTCTTTTCTTGATTTAGGTTGTGGAACTGGTGATTACACCCTTTGGGCGGCTAATAAAGTTGGATTGTCAGGCACTGTATATGCACTCGATATTCAAGAAAGGTTGATTAAAGATCTAGTAAGAGAAGCTTCCATTCAAAAAATAACGAATATTTCGGCTATAGTTTCTGACATTTGCCGTTCTTTACCAATTTCTGATGATAGTATAGATGTAGTTTTTATTGCCACTGTCCTCCATTCGTTGAACTTGGAATCAGTCGGAGAAAATATCTTTAATGAAATTTCCCGTGTTTTGAAACAGAATGGTCATTTAGCTATTATTGAATGTAAAAAGGAAAACACCCTTTGGGGGCCGCCTGTAGTTATGCGTAAATCTTCAGAAGAAATAGAAACACTAGTAGCGCCCTTTGGTTTCAAAAAGATTAGTTATAAAGATCTAGGATATAATTACATGATCCAATTTTCTCTAAGAGCTTAA
- the prmC gene encoding peptide chain release factor N(5)-glutamine methyltransferase — MATRLRDAGIEGAENEAEWLLCSLKGIARSQLWLNLWRTSLSEEEIFCLEKMVERRIKREPLQYIIGYESFWGRDFSVGQGCLVPRPETELLVEEALRYFSGGTFLDWGTGSGCIASTLLLERPLANGIAVDASPKALKWAWKNLKKYGLLQRCLLWHSRDIEDVPVPEKSLGLVISNPPYIPTSAIKGLMDEVALYEPQIALDGGHDGLFFYKKLMEKSPLWLSSGGHLVMEMGDDDQARYLAAYETIALRFVRLVKDLQGFYRIGVWCRV, encoded by the coding sequence GTGGCAACGCGCTTAAGAGATGCAGGCATAGAAGGAGCAGAAAACGAAGCCGAATGGTTGTTATGTTCTCTGAAAGGCATAGCTCGTTCTCAGCTTTGGCTTAATCTTTGGAGGACATCTCTCTCTGAAGAAGAAATATTCTGTCTGGAAAAAATGGTGGAAAGACGTATAAAAAGAGAACCTTTGCAGTATATAATAGGGTACGAGAGCTTTTGGGGAAGGGATTTTTCCGTTGGTCAAGGTTGTCTTGTCCCTCGTCCAGAGACAGAGCTTCTAGTGGAAGAAGCTCTTCGATATTTTAGTGGAGGTACCTTTCTGGATTGGGGAACTGGCAGTGGTTGTATTGCATCCACTCTTCTATTAGAAAGGCCTTTGGCGAATGGTATTGCTGTAGATGCCTCTCCTAAAGCCTTAAAATGGGCGTGGAAGAATTTAAAAAAATATGGTTTATTGCAACGTTGTCTTTTGTGGCATTCCCGTGATATAGAGGATGTTCCTGTGCCAGAAAAGAGCTTAGGACTTGTAATTAGCAATCCTCCGTATATTCCTACATCTGCAATTAAGGGGCTTATGGACGAAGTTGCTTTATATGAACCTCAAATAGCTCTTGATGGAGGGCATGATGGATTGTTTTTTTATAAGAAGCTCATGGAAAAAAGTCCTCTATGGCTTTCTTCTGGTGGACATTTAGTTATGGAAATGGGAGATGACGACCAAGCACGTTATTTGGCTGCATACGAAACGATAGCGTTGCGTTTTGTACGGCTGGTTAAAGATTTGCAAGGATTTTATCGCATAGGCGTTTGGTGTCGTGTATAA
- the rpmE gene encoding 50S ribosomal protein L31 produces MKKGIHPDYKECVVTCACGNTFTTRSTSSEIRVGVCSECHPFYTGKKGSRVASEAGRLEKFRKKYEGINYGQRDTEGEE; encoded by the coding sequence ATGAAAAAAGGGATACATCCCGATTATAAAGAATGTGTTGTAACGTGTGCGTGTGGCAATACGTTTACTACCCGTTCTACTTCTTCTGAAATCCGCGTGGGTGTTTGTTCTGAGTGCCACCCTTTTTACACAGGTAAGAAGGGAAGTAGGGTGGCAAGTGAAGCTGGTCGCCTTGAGAAATTCCGTAAAAAGTACGAAGGAATCAATTACGGACAGCGCGACACAGAAGGCGAAGAGTAA
- a CDS encoding HutP family protein has translation MAEGVAEEEEKVDDDIETLRGGIDLELTIQVHLNDENQVGRAALLLASTTTSDAENALKRELAQYGWRSVATEVGGLAGDLPQKVTRALVGASLNAGVVDKTRNEMHALMHAAVEALEGFLTVGMLEASVGAKIAIVRNERWIAVAVMGDTAYHAVAHHERCGLGVMHI, from the coding sequence ATGGCGGAGGGGGTCGCGGAGGAAGAAGAAAAAGTGGATGATGACATTGAAACTTTACGCGGAGGTATTGATCTTGAGCTCACCATTCAGGTTCATTTGAATGACGAGAATCAAGTGGGTCGTGCAGCCTTGCTTTTGGCGTCTACAACTACATCAGATGCAGAAAATGCACTTAAACGCGAGTTAGCACAATATGGTTGGAGATCTGTAGCAACAGAAGTCGGGGGGCTTGCCGGAGATCTTCCTCAAAAGGTAACCCGTGCTCTTGTCGGTGCGTCTTTGAATGCTGGTGTAGTTGATAAAACAAGAAATGAAATGCATGCTCTAATGCATGCTGCAGTAGAGGCTCTTGAAGGTTTTTTGACTGTAGGGATGCTTGAAGCAAGTGTAGGTGCTAAAATAGCAATAGTTCGCAATGAACGTTGGATTGCCGTTGCAGTTATGGGGGATACTGCTTATCATGCAGTGGCGCATCACGAGAGGTGCGGTCTTGGCGTTATGCATATCTAA
- a CDS encoding DUF1385 domain-containing protein — protein sequence MSSENKRMPVGGQAVIEGVLMRGPQRWGLAVRQQDGEIYKEHWDAVLRSASFWWKCPIIRGLITMFEMLKIGIRALNRSAQLALGEEEAITPLEFAGSVAVALIAVVGVFVALPVWLAQQGGDFWNLSAFSKNILEGLLRGAFFVVYVAGIGLWKDIRQVFRYHGAEHKTINAFEAGADMTPEQVLTYSRIHPRCGTSFLLIVVIVSIIVFSVAGHGGLLWKIMMRVLLLPLVIGLSYEVIRAASSIKKLGTIILWPALSFQYLTTREPSVEQIEVAIAALEEALGRPLSDYSGGEELNESRE from the coding sequence TTGAGTTCTGAAAATAAACGTATGCCTGTGGGAGGACAAGCCGTTATAGAGGGTGTTTTAATGCGTGGTCCTCAAAGATGGGGGCTTGCCGTACGCCAACAGGATGGCGAAATATACAAGGAACATTGGGATGCTGTCTTACGATCTGCCTCCTTTTGGTGGAAATGTCCGATAATCCGCGGTCTTATCACCATGTTTGAAATGTTGAAAATTGGAATACGGGCTTTGAATCGTTCTGCCCAATTGGCCTTGGGCGAGGAAGAAGCAATTACGCCATTAGAGTTTGCTGGGTCTGTAGCCGTCGCTCTTATTGCTGTCGTAGGCGTTTTTGTGGCTCTCCCTGTTTGGCTTGCACAACAGGGAGGGGATTTTTGGAATCTTTCTGCTTTTTCTAAGAATATATTAGAGGGATTGCTGCGAGGAGCTTTCTTTGTTGTCTACGTTGCAGGAATTGGCTTGTGGAAAGACATAAGGCAAGTTTTTCGGTATCATGGAGCAGAGCATAAGACTATTAATGCTTTTGAAGCTGGAGCAGACATGACCCCAGAGCAGGTTTTAACCTACTCTCGAATCCATCCTCGTTGTGGTACATCTTTCCTCTTGATTGTTGTCATAGTGAGCATTATAGTTTTTTCTGTTGCAGGGCACGGTGGTTTATTGTGGAAAATAATGATGAGAGTATTGCTGCTCCCATTGGTTATAGGGTTATCGTATGAAGTCATACGGGCAGCATCGTCTATAAAAAAGTTGGGAACAATTATACTTTGGCCTGCTTTATCTTTTCAATATCTAACGACAAGAGAACCTAGTGTAGAGCAGATAGAAGTTGCAATAGCTGCTCTTGAAGAAGCGTTAGGTAGGCCTTTGTCTGATTATTCCGGAGGTGAAGAATTGAATGAATCTAGAGAGTAA
- a CDS encoding alanine--tRNA ligase-related protein yields the protein MENKIVIKEIVKISGKKAVIVTDPNPFHPAGGGQPGDTGILKSADFYADVTDCQTENGKNFLYIKVNKGELVEELVVEAEVNLERQWLLSRMHSGEHVLSKILENSHPGLHIYKVAVETDSTTVYLHYPNELTWEILFHAEEEGNKVIEADLPVSVCVKSYEEAREIKGLKANWDRIGENDAVRIVSIPDFDIIACSGTHVYRTSEIGGVHVEGFKGRYPEWEFRFTVHRNQKLKEESYAIRKLLREIGCPIEKLESVFKRLQQENKTLLKGIDSLREFVAFPWEEAAVKEFPLFFYHGANIPVEVASASVSRKIKEMDASLCLFITSADGGSQFFLGAGESVSLDVAAFVRNNKILGIRGGGRKDWVSGRTQKDNLDLWVKELQLYFEA from the coding sequence GTGGAAAATAAAATAGTTATTAAGGAAATAGTTAAAATTTCAGGGAAAAAAGCCGTTATTGTAACAGATCCTAATCCGTTTCACCCGGCAGGAGGAGGGCAACCTGGAGATACGGGGATCCTCAAGTCAGCTGATTTTTATGCGGATGTTACAGATTGCCAAACAGAGAATGGCAAAAATTTCCTCTATATAAAAGTTAATAAGGGGGAACTCGTTGAAGAGTTAGTTGTCGAGGCAGAAGTCAACTTAGAGCGACAGTGGCTTTTATCTAGAATGCATTCGGGAGAGCACGTCCTTTCAAAAATATTGGAGAACTCTCATCCTGGTCTTCATATTTATAAAGTGGCCGTAGAAACAGATTCGACAACTGTATATCTACATTATCCGAACGAATTAACATGGGAGATTCTTTTTCATGCAGAAGAAGAAGGGAATAAGGTTATAGAGGCTGACCTTCCCGTGTCTGTTTGCGTAAAGTCCTATGAAGAAGCGCGTGAAATTAAGGGGTTAAAGGCGAATTGGGATCGAATAGGAGAAAATGACGCTGTTAGAATCGTCAGTATTCCAGATTTTGATATCATTGCCTGTTCAGGAACCCACGTATACCGAACTTCGGAAATAGGTGGAGTTCATGTTGAGGGATTTAAGGGAAGATATCCTGAATGGGAATTTCGATTTACTGTACATAGAAATCAGAAATTAAAAGAAGAGAGTTATGCAATTAGAAAACTGTTACGAGAGATAGGATGCCCCATAGAAAAGTTAGAATCTGTTTTTAAACGGCTACAACAAGAAAACAAAACTCTGTTAAAAGGTATAGACTCTTTACGTGAGTTCGTTGCTTTCCCATGGGAAGAGGCAGCTGTAAAAGAATTTCCCTTATTCTTTTATCACGGTGCTAACATTCCAGTGGAAGTGGCTTCTGCATCGGTAAGTCGTAAAATTAAAGAAATGGACGCATCCCTTTGTCTTTTTATTACATCTGCAGATGGAGGTTCTCAATTTTTCCTTGGTGCTGGGGAGAGTGTTTCTCTTGATGTTGCAGCTTTTGTGAGAAATAATAAGATTCTTGGGATTAGAGGTGGAGGAAGGAAAGATTGGGTAAGTGGCAGAACCCAAAAAGATAATCTGGATTTATGGGTAAAGGAGCTTCAGCTTTATTTCGAAGCTTGA
- the prfA gene encoding peptide chain release factor 1, with amino-acid sequence MNLESKLDEIEQSFVDLEKKMSDLAIASNPKEMQKLAKRHSRIEATVAKYREYKKIKNDIDEAKSLFHSGDEEMQELAREEVKEKEPLLEEIRKELHVLLLPVDPNDEKSVIMEIRGGAGGEEAALFGADLYRMYSRFCEREGWKIEVIQSNETGIGGLKEIVFKIDGNGAFSKLKFESGVHRVQRVPVTEAGGRIHTSTATVAVLPEVEAVDVEIRSEDLKIDTYRSSGAGGQHVNMTDSAVRITHLPTGIVVTCQDERSQIKNRAKAMMYLRAKLYDLESGKKAEELAEERRGQIGSGDRSERIRTYNYPQNRITDHRIGVTLYKLDQYLDGDLYEMIDAITMADQTERLQKLERV; translated from the coding sequence ATGAATCTAGAGAGTAAACTTGACGAAATAGAACAGTCGTTTGTCGATTTAGAAAAGAAAATGTCTGACTTGGCTATTGCCAGTAATCCTAAGGAAATGCAGAAACTTGCAAAAAGGCACTCACGAATAGAGGCTACAGTAGCAAAATATAGAGAATATAAAAAAATAAAGAACGATATTGATGAAGCAAAATCCCTTTTCCATTCTGGGGATGAAGAGATGCAGGAACTTGCACGAGAAGAGGTTAAAGAGAAAGAGCCTCTCTTGGAGGAGATTCGTAAAGAACTTCATGTTCTGTTATTGCCTGTTGATCCGAATGATGAAAAAAGTGTCATTATGGAGATACGTGGCGGAGCGGGAGGAGAAGAAGCTGCTCTCTTTGGTGCTGACCTGTATCGTATGTACAGTCGTTTTTGTGAACGAGAGGGATGGAAAATAGAAGTCATTCAATCAAACGAAACGGGGATTGGCGGTTTGAAAGAAATTGTCTTTAAAATCGATGGGAATGGTGCTTTCAGTAAATTGAAATTTGAAAGTGGAGTCCATCGTGTTCAGCGAGTTCCCGTAACAGAAGCTGGTGGTCGTATCCATACTTCAACAGCGACAGTGGCAGTTTTGCCAGAGGTAGAAGCTGTTGATGTGGAGATTCGCTCTGAAGACTTGAAAATAGATACATATCGTTCAAGCGGAGCCGGGGGGCAGCATGTTAATATGACAGATTCTGCTGTTCGAATTACACACCTTCCCACAGGTATTGTTGTAACATGCCAAGATGAGAGATCGCAGATAAAGAATAGAGCTAAAGCCATGATGTATCTTCGAGCGAAGCTCTATGATCTTGAGAGTGGAAAGAAAGCAGAAGAACTGGCGGAAGAACGCCGAGGGCAAATTGGCTCTGGTGACCGCTCAGAACGCATTAGGACATATAATTACCCGCAAAACAGAATTACAGATCATCGGATAGGGGTAACCCTTTACAAACTTGATCAATATCTTGATGGTGATTTATACGAGATGATCGATGCCATAACAATGGCAGACCAGACTGAAAGATTACAAAAATTAGAGAGGGTATAG
- a CDS encoding Crp/Fnr family transcriptional regulator, which produces MNKLLPLLQKCALFKNKKKSEIELFLSKVNHKIDSFEKGETIISPIQFTDKLGIVLLGTVDVQKIFPNGKMIVIQKKRSSDLIGEYAIFSKLELYPHTVIANSLCKVLFLPKCELSVCFSSEKILMLNFLEILSNSNLILEHKIGTLSLISIQKKIAEFLIHYKKHLCKNAHSDIVILPFSKKDWAEYMNVSRTSLSRELKNMEMEGILSFEKRIIIVKNWGQLEKILSL; this is translated from the coding sequence ATGAATAAACTTCTACCATTACTTCAAAAATGCGCTTTATTTAAGAATAAGAAAAAAAGTGAAATAGAGTTATTCCTGTCAAAGGTCAACCACAAAATTGACTCCTTTGAGAAGGGGGAGACTATTATTTCTCCTATACAATTTACAGATAAGTTAGGAATTGTTTTACTGGGAACGGTAGATGTTCAAAAAATTTTCCCCAATGGGAAAATGATTGTTATTCAAAAAAAAAGAAGTTCCGATTTAATTGGAGAGTACGCTATCTTTTCAAAATTAGAACTCTATCCGCACACTGTTATTGCAAATTCTCTGTGTAAAGTTCTCTTTTTACCTAAATGTGAACTTTCAGTCTGTTTCTCTTCTGAGAAAATTCTTATGTTGAATTTTCTAGAAATATTATCTAATTCCAATTTAATTTTAGAACATAAAATTGGTACCCTTTCTCTTATTTCCATTCAAAAAAAAATCGCAGAATTTTTAATACATTACAAGAAACATCTTTGTAAGAATGCTCACTCCGACATAGTCATCCTTCCTTTTTCCAAAAAAGACTGGGCAGAATATATGAATGTTTCTAGGACATCTCTTTCGAGAGAATTAAAAAATATGGAAATGGAAGGCATTTTATCTTTCGAGAAGCGTATTATTATAGTAAAGAATTGGGGGCAGTTAGAGAAAATTTTATCGTTGTAA